One segment of Streptomyces sp. TG1A-8 DNA contains the following:
- a CDS encoding ATP-binding cassette domain-containing protein produces MTGTAERTALVELTGVSKRYGNVRALEGVSLEVHAGEITCVLGDNGAGKSTLIKTIAGLHQHDGGTLRVEGEETRLASPREALDRGIATVYQDLAVVPLMPVWRNFFLGSEPRKGTGPFKRMDVDLMRRTTREELLRMGIDLRDVDQPIGTLSGGERQCVAIARAVHFGAKVLVLDEPTAALGVKQSGVVLKYVAAARDKGLGVVLITHNPHHAYLVGDRFVLLRRGTMVGSYTRDDITLDELTKQMAGGADLDALVHELQRK; encoded by the coding sequence GTGACCGGGACGGCAGAACGCACGGCGCTGGTCGAACTGACCGGCGTCAGCAAGCGCTACGGCAACGTCCGCGCCCTGGAGGGCGTCTCCCTGGAGGTGCACGCCGGGGAGATCACCTGCGTGCTGGGCGACAACGGCGCCGGCAAGTCCACGCTGATCAAGACGATCGCCGGCCTGCACCAGCACGACGGCGGCACCCTGCGCGTCGAGGGCGAGGAAACCCGCCTGGCCTCCCCGCGCGAGGCCCTGGACCGCGGCATCGCCACGGTCTACCAGGACCTGGCGGTCGTCCCGCTCATGCCGGTCTGGCGCAACTTCTTCCTCGGCTCCGAGCCCCGCAAGGGCACCGGCCCCTTCAAGCGCATGGACGTCGACCTCATGCGCCGCACCACCCGTGAGGAACTGCTCCGCATGGGCATCGACCTGCGCGACGTCGACCAGCCCATCGGCACCCTCTCGGGCGGCGAGCGCCAGTGCGTCGCCATCGCGCGGGCGGTCCACTTCGGCGCCAAGGTCCTCGTCCTGGACGAGCCGACGGCCGCACTGGGGGTCAAGCAGTCCGGTGTCGTCCTCAAATATGTGGCAGCGGCACGGGACAAGGGCCTGGGCGTAGTGCTGATCACCCACAACCCGCATCACGCCTACTTGGTGGGCGATCGCTTCGTCCTGCTCCGCCGCGGCACCATGGTGGGCAGCTACACACGCGACGACATCACCCTGGACGAGCTGACCAAGCAGATGGCGGGCGGCGCCGACCTGGACGCGCTGGTCCACGAACTCCAGCGGAAGTGA
- a CDS encoding ABC transporter permease — translation MSAATDDRLLRTSALRTLLSRPELGSVVGALAVFVFFAVVADGFLRPASLSTVLYASSTIGIMAVPVALLMIGGEFDLSAGVMVTSSALISSMFSYQLTANTWVGVGVSLLVTLAVGAFNGFMLTRTGLPSFIITLGTFLMLTGMNLGFTKLIDGTVSTKTIGDMEGFPSAHAVFASTLTAGGVDLKITVLWWLALVAVASWILLRTRVGNWIFAVGGNQDAARAVGVPVARTKIGLYMGVALGAWISGQHLLFSFDAVQSGEGVGNELIYIIAAVIGGCLITGGHGSAIGSAVGALLFGMTSKGIVFAEWNPDWFKFFLGAMLLLATLLNAWVRKRAEATK, via the coding sequence ATGAGCGCGGCCACCGACGACAGACTGCTGCGGACCTCTGCGCTGCGCACCCTGCTGTCCCGCCCGGAGCTCGGCTCCGTCGTCGGCGCGCTCGCCGTCTTCGTCTTCTTCGCCGTCGTCGCCGACGGCTTCCTGCGCCCCGCCAGCCTCAGCACGGTCCTGTACGCCTCCTCGACCATCGGCATCATGGCCGTGCCCGTCGCCCTGCTGATGATCGGCGGCGAGTTCGACCTGTCGGCCGGCGTCATGGTGACCTCCTCGGCGCTGATCTCCTCGATGTTCAGCTACCAGCTGACCGCCAACACCTGGGTCGGCGTCGGCGTGTCCCTCCTGGTCACCCTGGCCGTCGGCGCGTTCAACGGCTTCATGCTCACCCGCACCGGGCTGCCCAGCTTCATCATCACGCTGGGCACCTTCCTGATGCTGACCGGCATGAACCTCGGCTTCACCAAGCTCATCGACGGCACGGTCTCCACCAAGACCATCGGCGACATGGAGGGCTTCCCGAGCGCCCACGCCGTCTTCGCCTCGACCCTCACCGCCGGCGGCGTCGACCTCAAGATCACCGTCCTGTGGTGGCTGGCGCTGGTCGCCGTCGCCTCCTGGATCCTGCTGCGCACCCGCGTCGGCAACTGGATCTTCGCGGTCGGCGGCAACCAGGACGCCGCCCGCGCGGTCGGCGTCCCGGTCGCCCGGACCAAGATCGGCCTCTACATGGGCGTCGCCCTCGGCGCCTGGATCTCCGGCCAGCACCTGCTCTTCTCCTTCGACGCCGTCCAGTCCGGCGAGGGCGTCGGCAACGAGCTGATCTACATCATCGCGGCCGTCATCGGCGGCTGCCTGATCACCGGCGGCCACGGCAGCGCGATCGGCTCGGCCGTCGGCGCGCTGCTGTTCGGCATGACCAGCAAGGGCATCGTCTTCGCCGAGTGGAACCCCGACTGGTTCAAGTTCTTCCTCGGAGCGATGCTGCTCCTCGCGACCCTGCTCAACGCCTGGGTCCGCAAGCGTGCGGAGGCCACGAAGTGA
- a CDS encoding sugar ABC transporter substrate-binding protein: MARFRTWVGIAVAGALSVTSLSLAGCSSTGGKRAEDARKAAAAQGRAAVNTPRWTFAMITHSGDGDTFWDIVQSGAKQAAVKDNINFLYSHDDEAQQQAQLVDAAVDKKVDGIIVTLAKPDALKAAVARAEKAGIPVVTVNSGSEESKAFGALTHIGQDETVAGEAVGDELNERGRKKVLCVLHEQGNVGHEQRCDGVAKTFHGTVRKLYVNGTNMPDVQSAVEAKLQADKGVDAVVTLGAPYADTAVKAKTDAGSKAEIDTFDLNAKVAAELEDGTLGFAVDQQPYLQGYQAVDLLWLYKYNGDVLGGGRPVLTGPQIITKDQAAALAEYTERGTR, translated from the coding sequence GTGGCACGGTTTCGGACCTGGGTAGGCATAGCGGTGGCGGGGGCACTCTCCGTGACGTCCCTGTCATTGGCCGGATGCAGCAGCACCGGCGGCAAGCGGGCGGAGGACGCCCGCAAGGCCGCCGCCGCCCAGGGCAGGGCGGCGGTGAACACGCCCCGCTGGACCTTCGCGATGATCACCCACTCGGGAGACGGCGACACCTTCTGGGACATCGTGCAGAGCGGCGCCAAGCAGGCCGCCGTGAAGGACAACATCAACTTCCTGTACTCGCACGACGACGAGGCCCAGCAGCAGGCCCAGCTGGTGGACGCCGCGGTCGACAAGAAGGTCGACGGGATCATCGTCACCCTCGCCAAGCCCGACGCCCTCAAGGCCGCCGTCGCCCGCGCCGAGAAGGCCGGCATCCCGGTGGTCACCGTGAACTCCGGCTCCGAGGAGTCCAAGGCCTTCGGCGCCCTCACCCACATCGGCCAGGACGAGACCGTCGCCGGCGAGGCCGTCGGCGACGAGCTGAACGAGCGGGGCCGGAAGAAGGTCCTGTGCGTCCTGCACGAGCAGGGCAACGTCGGCCACGAGCAGCGCTGCGACGGCGTCGCCAAGACCTTCCACGGCACGGTGCGCAAGCTCTACGTCAACGGCACCAACATGCCCGACGTGCAGTCCGCCGTGGAGGCCAAGCTCCAGGCCGACAAGGGCGTCGACGCCGTCGTCACCCTCGGCGCCCCCTACGCCGACACCGCCGTCAAGGCGAAGACCGACGCCGGCAGCAAGGCCGAGATCGACACCTTCGACCTCAACGCCAAGGTCGCCGCCGAACTGGAGGACGGCACCCTCGGCTTCGCCGTCGACCAGCAGCCGTACCTCCAGGGCTACCAGGCCGTCGACCTGCTGTGGCTGTACAAGTACAACGGCGACGTGCTCGGCGGCGGCCGGCCCGTGCTCACCGGCCCGCAGATCATCACCAAGGACCAGGCCGCCGCGCTGGCCGAGTACACCGAGCGGGGCACCCGATGA
- a CDS encoding GntR family transcriptional regulator produces the protein MSLDLRVDRSSPVPLYFQLSQQLEAAIEHGGLTPGSLLGNEIELAARLGLSRPTVRQAIQSLVDKGLLVRRRGVGTQVVHSQVKRPLELSSLYDDLEAAGQRPASKVLVNTVVPAPGEVAAALGVPEGSDVHRVERLRLAHGEPMAYLVNHLPHGLLDLGTGRLEVTGLYRLMRSAGITLHSARQTIGARGATAAEAERLTEAEGAPLLTMRRTTYDDTGRAVEFGDHTYRPARYSFEFQLLVRP, from the coding sequence GTGTCACTCGACCTCCGTGTGGACCGCAGCTCACCGGTTCCGCTCTACTTCCAGCTCTCCCAGCAGTTGGAGGCCGCCATCGAGCACGGCGGCCTCACCCCCGGCAGCCTGCTGGGCAACGAGATCGAGCTGGCCGCCCGCCTGGGGCTGTCCCGGCCCACCGTCCGCCAGGCCATCCAGTCCCTCGTCGACAAGGGCCTCCTGGTCCGCCGCCGGGGCGTCGGCACCCAGGTCGTGCACAGCCAGGTCAAGCGCCCGCTGGAGCTGAGCAGCCTCTACGACGACCTGGAGGCGGCCGGCCAGCGCCCGGCGAGCAAGGTCCTGGTCAACACCGTCGTCCCCGCCCCCGGTGAGGTCGCCGCCGCGCTCGGCGTCCCCGAGGGCAGCGACGTCCACCGCGTCGAACGCCTGCGCCTCGCGCACGGCGAACCGATGGCGTACCTGGTCAACCACCTGCCGCACGGCCTGCTCGACCTGGGGACCGGCCGGCTGGAGGTCACCGGCCTGTACCGGCTGATGCGTTCGGCCGGGATCACTCTGCACAGCGCCCGCCAGACCATCGGCGCGCGCGGCGCCACGGCCGCCGAGGCCGAACGGCTCACCGAGGCCGAGGGCGCACCGCTGCTCACCATGCGGCGCACCACCTACGACGACACCGGGCGCGCGGTCGAGTTCGGCGACCACACCTACCGCCCGGCCCGCTACTCCTTCGAGTTCCAGCTCCTCGTGCGGCCCTGA
- a CDS encoding Gfo/Idh/MocA family oxidoreductase, which yields MRIGVIGTGRIGTIHANTLSRHREVGSLILTDTEPARAQALAHRLGETAAPGVDEIFTWGVDAVVITTATAAHAELIGRAARSGLPVFCEKPIALDLPGTLAALAEVEAAGTVLQMGFQRRFDAGYAGAREAVHSGRLGRLHTVRATTSDRSPPPPEWLPLSGGLFRDTLIHDVDAVRWVTGREVTDVYAAGSDAGPAMFREAGDVDTGAALLTLDDGTLATATATRLNGAGYDVRMELAGERDTVVVGLDDRTPVASTEPTGPPPADKPWTGFLERFGPAYEAELCAFVEVVLGRRANPCDGHEALQALRIAEACEVSRRERRPVRPAEIPDRARPSHG from the coding sequence ATGCGCATCGGGGTCATCGGTACGGGCCGCATCGGCACCATTCATGCGAACACGCTGAGCCGCCACCGGGAGGTCGGATCGCTGATCCTCACGGACACGGAACCGGCGCGGGCGCAGGCGCTGGCGCACCGGCTGGGCGAGACGGCCGCGCCGGGGGTGGACGAGATCTTCACGTGGGGCGTGGACGCGGTGGTGATCACCACCGCCACGGCCGCGCACGCCGAGCTGATCGGCCGGGCGGCCCGCTCGGGCCTGCCCGTCTTCTGCGAGAAGCCGATCGCCCTGGACCTGCCGGGCACGCTGGCCGCGCTCGCCGAGGTGGAGGCGGCGGGCACGGTGCTGCAGATGGGCTTCCAGCGGCGCTTCGACGCGGGCTACGCGGGCGCGCGGGAGGCGGTGCACTCGGGGCGGCTCGGCCGGCTGCACACCGTGCGGGCGACCACCTCCGACCGGTCCCCTCCCCCGCCGGAGTGGCTGCCGCTGTCCGGCGGGCTGTTCCGGGACACGCTGATCCACGACGTCGACGCGGTGCGCTGGGTGACGGGGCGCGAGGTGACGGACGTCTACGCGGCCGGGTCGGACGCGGGGCCGGCGATGTTCCGGGAGGCCGGGGACGTGGACACCGGCGCGGCCCTGCTCACGCTGGACGACGGCACGCTGGCCACGGCGACGGCGACCCGGCTCAACGGGGCGGGTTACGACGTGCGGATGGAGCTGGCCGGGGAGCGGGACACGGTCGTGGTGGGCCTGGACGACCGCACGCCCGTCGCGTCCACGGAGCCGACCGGGCCGCCGCCCGCCGACAAGCCGTGGACCGGGTTCCTGGAGCGGTTCGGGCCCGCCTACGAGGCCGAGCTGTGCGCGTTCGTCGAGGTGGTGCTCGGGCGGCGGGCCAACCCGTGCGACGGCCACGAGGCCCTGCAGGCGCTGCGGATCGCCGAGGCCTGCGAGGTCTCCCGGCGGGAGCGCCGGCCGGTGCGACCGGCGGAGATCCCGGACCGGGCACGGCCGTCGCACGGCTGA
- a CDS encoding ribonuclease domain-containing protein, with protein sequence MRFPPRATRVGAAAALLSAVLVGGTVSASTADAAAASVGSVCYGDLPSQAHDTLRLIDKGGPFPYSQDGVVFQNREGVLPSRSSGYYHEYTVITPGSSTRGARRIVTGEEYREDYYTGDHYVTFGLVDFGC encoded by the coding sequence ATGAGATTCCCCCCACGCGCCACTCGGGTCGGCGCCGCAGCCGCCCTCCTGTCCGCCGTCCTCGTGGGCGGCACCGTCTCCGCGTCGACGGCGGACGCCGCAGCCGCGTCCGTCGGCAGCGTCTGCTACGGCGACCTGCCCTCACAGGCCCACGACACCCTGAGGCTGATCGACAAGGGCGGCCCCTTCCCGTACTCGCAGGACGGGGTGGTCTTCCAGAACCGGGAGGGCGTCCTGCCCTCGCGGTCGAGCGGCTACTACCACGAGTACACGGTGATCACCCCCGGTTCCTCCACGCGCGGTGCCCGGCGCATCGTCACCGGCGAGGAGTACCGGGAGGACTACTACACCGGCGACCACTACGTGACGTTCGGCCTGGTCGACTTCGGCTGCTGA
- a CDS encoding AIM24 family protein — protein sequence MTLQQEIVGNAMQMAVVNLNPGQTVYCEAGKFLFKTANVTMETRLSGPSDGDRRQGGQGGGMGGMLRQAMGTAMQVGQRMLAGESLAFQYFTSQGGEGTVGFAGVLPGEMRALELDGARAWFAEKDAFVAAESTVDFGIAFQGGRAGMSGGEGFVLEKFTGRGTVIIAGAGNFIDLNPADFGGRIEVDTGCVVAFEEGIQYGVQRVGGLNRQGVMNAVFGGEGLSLATLEGNGRVILQSLTIEGLANALKKAQGGDKQGPAGGLFSTHAG from the coding sequence GTGACCCTTCAGCAAGAGATCGTCGGCAACGCCATGCAGATGGCGGTCGTCAACCTGAACCCCGGCCAGACCGTGTACTGCGAAGCGGGGAAGTTCCTGTTCAAGACGGCGAACGTGACCATGGAGACCCGTCTGTCCGGCCCGTCGGACGGCGACCGCCGACAGGGCGGCCAGGGCGGCGGCATGGGCGGCATGCTCCGCCAGGCCATGGGCACCGCCATGCAGGTCGGCCAGCGCATGCTGGCCGGTGAGTCGCTGGCCTTCCAGTACTTCACCTCCCAGGGCGGCGAGGGCACGGTCGGTTTCGCGGGCGTGCTCCCCGGTGAGATGCGCGCCCTGGAACTGGACGGCGCGCGCGCGTGGTTCGCCGAGAAGGACGCCTTCGTGGCCGCCGAGTCCACCGTCGACTTCGGCATCGCCTTCCAGGGCGGCCGTGCCGGCATGAGCGGCGGCGAGGGGTTCGTCCTGGAGAAGTTCACCGGGCGGGGCACGGTGATCATCGCCGGGGCCGGCAACTTCATCGACCTGAACCCGGCGGACTTCGGCGGCCGCATCGAGGTCGACACCGGCTGCGTGGTCGCCTTCGAGGAGGGCATCCAGTACGGCGTCCAGCGCGTCGGCGGCCTCAACCGCCAGGGCGTCATGAACGCCGTCTTCGGTGGTGAGGGCCTGTCCCTGGCCACCCTGGAGGGCAACGGACGGGTCATCCTGCAGTCCCTCACCATCGAGGGCCTCGCCAACGCCCTGAAGAAGGCGCAGGGCGGCGACAAGCAGGGCCCGGCCGGCGGGCTCTTCTCGACGCACGCCGGCTGA
- the alc gene encoding allantoicase, with amino-acid sequence MTATPTFTGGANPYEGGDPYADHRTADFPFTHYADLADRRLGAGVIAANDEFFAQRENLLLPGRAEFDPGHFGHKGKVMDGWETRRRRGTGAEHPWPAADDHDWALVRLGAPGVVRGVVVDTAHFRGNHPQAVSVEAASVPGSPSPEELQGDGVRWTTLVPRTPVGGHAANGFTVRVERRFTHLRVNQYPDGGIARLRVHGEVVPDPAWLAALGTFDVVALENGGRVEDASDLFYSPAANTIRPGRSHRMDDGWETRRRRDRGNDWIRYRLAGRARIRAIEIDTAYLKGNSAGWASVSVRDGEDGDWREALARTRLQPDTNHRFVLPAPAVGTHARVDVYPDGGISRLRLFGGLTQEGAARLAARHRDLGG; translated from the coding sequence GTGACGGCGACACCGACGTTCACCGGCGGCGCGAACCCCTACGAAGGCGGTGACCCGTACGCCGACCACCGCACCGCCGACTTCCCCTTCACCCACTACGCCGACCTCGCCGACCGGCGGCTCGGCGCCGGTGTGATCGCCGCCAACGACGAGTTCTTCGCCCAGCGGGAGAACCTGCTGCTGCCCGGGCGCGCCGAGTTCGACCCCGGGCACTTCGGGCACAAGGGCAAGGTCATGGACGGCTGGGAGACCCGCCGCCGGCGCGGCACCGGCGCCGAGCACCCCTGGCCGGCGGCCGACGACCACGACTGGGCCCTGGTCCGCCTCGGCGCGCCGGGCGTGGTCCGCGGCGTCGTCGTCGACACGGCCCACTTCCGCGGCAACCACCCGCAGGCGGTCTCCGTCGAGGCCGCGTCGGTGCCGGGCTCCCCCTCCCCGGAGGAGTTGCAGGGCGACGGCGTGAGGTGGACGACCCTGGTGCCCCGCACGCCGGTCGGCGGCCACGCGGCGAACGGCTTCACCGTCCGCGTCGAGCGGCGCTTCACGCACCTGCGCGTCAACCAGTACCCCGACGGCGGCATCGCCCGCCTGCGCGTGCACGGCGAGGTCGTGCCCGACCCGGCCTGGCTGGCGGCCCTGGGCACGTTCGACGTGGTCGCCCTGGAGAACGGAGGCCGGGTCGAGGACGCCTCCGACCTCTTCTACTCGCCGGCCGCCAACACCATCCGGCCGGGCCGCTCCCACAGGATGGACGACGGCTGGGAGACGCGCCGCCGCCGCGACCGGGGCAACGACTGGATCCGCTACCGGCTGGCCGGCCGGGCCCGGATCCGCGCGATCGAGATCGACACGGCGTACCTGAAGGGCAACAGTGCCGGCTGGGCGTCGGTGTCCGTGCGCGACGGGGAGGACGGCGACTGGCGGGAGGCCCTGGCCCGCACCCGTCTCCAGCCCGACACCAACCACCGCTTCGTGCTCCCGGCCCCGGCCGTCGGTACCCACGCGCGCGTGGACGTCTACCCCGACGGGGGCATCTCCCGCCTGCGCCTGTTCGGCGGCCTGACCCAGGAGGGCGCGGCCCGCCTGGCCGCCCGCCACCGGGACCTGGGCGGCTGA
- the allB gene encoding allantoinase AllB produces the protein MSDAELVLRSTRVVTPRGTRAATVAVSAGTITAVLPYDAAVPATARLEDVGDHVLLPGLVDTHVHVNDPGRTEWEGFWTATRAAAAGGITTLIDMPLNSLPPTTTVGNLRTKREAAAGRVHVDVGFWGGALPDNTEHLRPLHDAGVFGFKAFLSPSGVEEFPHLDRAQLARTLSGTTGFGGLLIVHAEDPHYLAAAPQRGGPRYADFLASRPRSAEDTAVAALVAEAGRLGARVHILHLSSSDALPLIAAARAEGVRVTVETCPHYLTLTAEEVPDGASEFKCCPPIREAANQDLLWRALADGTIDCVVTDHSPSTADLKTGDFATAWGGISGLQLSLSAVWTEARRRGHGLEDVVRWMSARTAALAGLGRKGAIEAGRDADFAVLAPDETFTVDPAGLQHRNRVTAYAGRTLYGVVKSTWLRGERIAGDGGFTEPKGTLLTRPR, from the coding sequence GTGTCCGACGCCGAACTGGTGCTGCGCTCGACGCGCGTCGTCACCCCCCGAGGGACGCGGGCCGCCACGGTCGCCGTCTCCGCCGGGACGATCACGGCCGTCCTGCCGTACGACGCGGCGGTCCCCGCCACGGCCCGGCTGGAGGACGTCGGCGACCACGTGCTGCTGCCCGGCCTGGTCGACACCCACGTGCACGTCAACGATCCCGGCCGCACCGAGTGGGAGGGGTTCTGGACCGCCACGCGCGCGGCGGCGGCCGGCGGCATCACCACCCTGATCGACATGCCGCTCAACTCGCTGCCCCCGACCACCACGGTCGGCAACCTGCGGACCAAGCGGGAGGCCGCCGCGGGCAGGGTCCACGTCGACGTCGGCTTCTGGGGCGGAGCCCTGCCCGACAACACCGAGCACCTGCGCCCGCTGCACGACGCCGGGGTCTTCGGCTTCAAGGCGTTCCTGTCGCCGTCGGGCGTGGAGGAGTTCCCGCACCTGGACCGGGCGCAGCTCGCCCGGACCCTGTCCGGGACCACCGGCTTCGGCGGCCTGCTGATCGTGCACGCCGAGGACCCGCACTACCTGGCCGCCGCCCCGCAGCGGGGCGGCCCCCGGTACGCCGACTTCCTCGCCTCCCGCCCCCGCAGCGCCGAGGACACGGCCGTCGCCGCCCTCGTCGCGGAGGCCGGGCGCCTCGGCGCGCGCGTGCACATCCTGCACCTGTCCTCCAGCGACGCGCTCCCGCTGATCGCGGCCGCCCGCGCCGAGGGCGTCCGCGTCACCGTGGAGACCTGCCCGCACTACCTCACCCTGACCGCCGAGGAAGTGCCGGACGGCGCCAGCGAGTTCAAGTGCTGCCCGCCCATCCGCGAGGCCGCCAACCAGGACCTGCTGTGGCGGGCCCTGGCCGACGGCACCATCGACTGCGTGGTCACCGACCACTCGCCCTCCACGGCCGACCTGAAGACCGGCGACTTCGCCACCGCCTGGGGCGGCATCTCCGGCCTCCAGCTGAGCCTGTCCGCCGTGTGGACCGAGGCCCGCAGGCGCGGTCACGGCCTGGAGGACGTGGTCCGCTGGATGTCGGCGCGCACGGCCGCCCTGGCCGGCCTCGGCCGCAAGGGCGCCATCGAGGCCGGCCGCGACGCCGACTTCGCCGTCCTCGCCCCCGACGAGACCTTCACCGTCGACCCGGCCGGCCTCCAGCACCGCAACCGCGTCACCGCGTACGCCGGCCGGACCCTGTACGGCGTCGTCAAGTCCACCTGGCTGCGCGGCGAGCGCATCGCCGGGGACGGCGGGTTCACCGAACCGAAGGGCACGCTGCTCACCCGCCCGCGGTGA
- a CDS encoding IclR family transcriptional regulator, protein MPTSSASTTDSARSSAGGVQSLERAFDLLERMADAGGEVGLSELSASSGLPLPTIHRLMRTLVACGYVRQQANRRYALGPRLIRLGESASRLLGTWARPHLARLVEETGETANMALLDGDEVVYVAQVPSKHSMRMFTEVGRRVLPHSTGVGKALLAGVPDDEVRALLSRTGMPAATEKTITTPDGFLAALEEVRRLGYALDDSEQEIGVRCLAVGVPGSPSAAAISISGPAGRVTEAATEQIVPVLQQVALDLSRTLASSGA, encoded by the coding sequence GTGCCGACGTCCAGCGCCAGCACCACCGACTCCGCCAGGTCCTCCGCCGGCGGGGTCCAGTCCCTGGAGCGCGCCTTCGACCTGCTGGAGCGGATGGCGGACGCGGGCGGCGAGGTCGGCCTGAGCGAGTTGTCCGCGAGCAGCGGACTGCCGCTGCCGACCATCCACCGGCTGATGCGCACGCTGGTGGCCTGCGGCTACGTACGCCAGCAGGCGAACCGCCGGTACGCGCTCGGCCCCCGGCTGATCCGGCTCGGCGAGTCCGCGTCCCGGCTGCTCGGCACCTGGGCCCGCCCCCACCTCGCCCGGCTGGTCGAGGAGACCGGCGAGACGGCGAACATGGCGCTGCTGGACGGCGACGAGGTCGTGTACGTGGCCCAGGTGCCGTCCAAGCACTCGATGCGCATGTTCACCGAGGTCGGCCGGCGGGTGCTGCCGCACTCCACCGGGGTGGGCAAGGCACTGCTGGCGGGCGTGCCCGACGACGAGGTGCGTGCGCTGCTCTCCCGGACCGGGATGCCGGCCGCGACGGAGAAGACGATCACCACGCCGGACGGGTTCCTGGCCGCGCTGGAGGAAGTGCGCCGGCTGGGGTACGCGCTGGACGACAGCGAGCAGGAGATCGGCGTGCGCTGCCTCGCGGTCGGCGTCCCCGGCTCGCCCAGCGCCGCCGCGATCTCCATCTCGGGCCCGGCGGGCCGGGTCACCGAGGCGGCCACGGAGCAGATCGTGCCGGTGCTCCAGCAGGTGGCCCTGGACCTGTCCCGGACGCTGGCGAGTTCGGGGGCCTGA
- a CDS encoding nucleotidyltransferase family protein — translation MTDNQDDRGRAAGVAGLLLAAGGGRRLGGRPKALLEHRGRPLVEHAAGVLRAAGCDRIHVVLGARAADVRARAELTGCALVDNPDWARGMGSSLRAGLGSLAGTGARAALVSLVDQPGIGAGAVARVLGAFEDEETLASAAYDGVRGHPVLLGAAHWPGVAAAATGDRGARSYLAEHAAAVRLVECADVAEPYDIDTEADLGRLEGTGPR, via the coding sequence ATGACGGACAACCAGGACGATCGGGGCCGCGCAGCGGGTGTCGCCGGGCTGCTGCTCGCCGCGGGCGGCGGACGGCGGCTCGGCGGGCGGCCCAAGGCACTGCTGGAGCACCGGGGCCGGCCGCTCGTGGAGCACGCGGCCGGGGTGCTGCGCGCGGCGGGCTGCGACCGGATCCACGTGGTCCTCGGCGCCCGCGCGGCCGACGTGCGGGCGCGGGCCGAACTGACCGGCTGCGCGCTCGTGGACAACCCGGACTGGGCCCGGGGCATGGGTTCCTCGCTGCGCGCGGGACTCGGCTCGCTGGCCGGTACGGGTGCGCGGGCCGCACTGGTCTCGCTGGTCGACCAGCCGGGGATCGGGGCCGGGGCGGTGGCCCGGGTGCTCGGCGCGTTCGAGGACGAGGAGACGCTGGCGTCGGCCGCGTACGACGGTGTGCGCGGGCATCCCGTCCTTCTCGGCGCGGCCCACTGGCCGGGCGTCGCGGCGGCCGCCACCGGCGACCGGGGCGCCCGGTCCTACCTGGCGGAGCACGCGGCGGCGGTCCGCCTCGTGGAGTGCGCGGACGTGGCCGAGCCGTACGACATCGACACCGAGGCCGACCTGGGCCGCCTCGAGGGAACGGGGCCGCGCTGA